A region from the Plasmodium berghei ANKA genome assembly, chromosome: 9 genome encodes:
- a CDS encoding RAP protein, putative, with protein sequence MFFTNVKFISKLAKEKILKRKSWVKRNKKWMLPKVEKSYLKQEQDFAVPHKTIPLNANIKNTPIKNIMSSDEINKEGNFFQERNYDKILDELKKSEKKNLKPHEYKKMLKRDVKTTHPNDDKVNLKRLLMKGKENMNLGINDIKDEDKENKKKELNTFWYMPNPFEKKGVYGMKENTFYKSFIKDRERQFDKVDMKKLNENERKLLNKITNSNISNNKHNNINNELLDKNVSSELMEEKKEKKIRINPKKYWFSENYSTPDISTINTVRARELRFLMMNEAKLVRKGKNVDVEIWLAFMNRVINLSTKVHVRSLLRYLQTIASVKVTNKKLINNLMCEIFKRENNMKPKHYVYLFQSCSRLKWNDFKLIYALKNMTLCWPILRNNFLIKSANSISKLGLANNVYSKALQITLEERLNNFTGKDLKAIKAITFLELFNEEMIIKFVSLATFYKEHFNYYTRHLQILYLYIVLFHESIYYKLTDEQRYFLQQYSREGNLKKIKKLDHINRLKTLVKNENSKKSILNSDGEYSESDEFSENDEDWSESDEELSESDEECSDNAEHNEAPSLLDENDNNISIRHNEKLLNTENTTNHISSYNLKGKEKPTVKIGDKICGGYTSTLHKEISDVLNVLKIDHLNSIKCGPFIVDIYHPESNYIIELNAHFQYYTNSEGLTTLSKWRHKFLSQMGYNIIYISHKIWSNLPTDKQKIDYVSNTLPNIILKNSSFFIQN encoded by the coding sequence ATGTTTTTTACAAATGTGAAATTTATAAGCAAATTAgcaaaagaaaaaattttgaaaagaAAGAGCTGGgtaaaaagaaataaaaaatggatgTTACCTAAGGTTGAAAAATCATATTTAAAGCAGGAACAGGATTTTGCGGTTCCCCATAAAACAATACCGTTGAATgcgaatataaaaaataccccaataaaaaatattatgagcTCTGATGAAATTAATAAGGAAggcaatttttttcaagaAAGAAActatgataaaatattggatgaattaaaaaaaagcgagaaaaaaaatctGAAACCTCATGAATATAAGAAGATGCTTAAAAGGGATGTTAAAACCACGCATCCAAATGATGATAAAGTAAATTTAAAACGATTATTGATGAAaggaaaagaaaatatgaatttaGGTATTAATGATATTAAGGACGAAGATAAAGAAAACaagaaaaaagaattaaacACATTTTGGTATATGCCTAATccatttgaaaaaaaaggagTATATGGAATGAAGGAAAACACTTTTTATAAATCCTTTATAAAGGATAGAGAAAGACAATTTGATAAAGTTGATATGAAAAAGTTAAATGAAAACgaaagaaaattattaaataaaataactaatagtaatatttctaataataaacataacaatataaataatgaattattagataaaaatgtatCATCTGAACTAATggaagaaaaaaaggagAAAAAAATCCGAATAAATCCAAAAAAGTATTGGTTTTCTGAAAATTATTCTACTCCTGATATATCAACAATAAATACAGTAAGAGCTAGAGAATTAAGATTTTTAATGATGAACGAAGCAAAATTAGTTAGAAAGGGAAAAAATGTCGATGTAGAAATTTGGCTAGCTTTTATGAATAGAGTAATAAATTTGTCAACCAAAGTTCATGTACGTAGTTTGTTAAGATATTTACAAACTATTGCATCTGTTAAAGTTACTAATAAAAAgctaataaataatttaatgtgtgaaatttttaaaagagaaaataatatgaaacCAAAACACTATGTATATCTATTCCAAAGTTGTTCAAGATTAAAATGGAATGATttcaaattaatttatgCATTAAAAAACATGACATTGTGCTGGCCTATTCTGAGAAATAactttttgataaaatcaGCAAATTCTATTTCAAAATTAGGCTTAGcaaataatgtatatagCAAAGCTTTACAAATAACTCTAGAAGAAAgattaaataatttcaCAGGGAAAGATTTAAAAGCAATTAAGgctataacatttttagaGTTGTTTAATGAagaaatgataataaaatttgttagTCTTGCAACTTTTTATAAAGAACACTTTAATTATTACACAAGGCATTTGCAAatactttatttatacattgTGTTGTTTCACGAATCAATATATTACAAACTTACTGATGAACAACGATATTTTTTGCAGCAATATTCAAGAGAGggaaatttaaaaaaaattaaaaaattggaTCATATAAATCGATTAAAAACGTTagttaaaaatgaaaactCAAAGAAATCTATATTAAATAGTGATGGTGAATATTCCGAAAGTGATGAGTTCTCCGAAAATGATGAAGACTGGTCAGAAAGTGATGAAGAATTGTCTGAAAGCGATGAAGAGTGTTCAGACAATGCTGAACATAATGAAGCACCTTCTTTATTggatgaaaatgataataatataagtatacggcacaatgaaaaattattaaatacgGAAAATACAACGAATCATATTAGTagttataatttaaaaggCAAAGAAAAACCTACAGTTAAAATAGGAGACAAAATATGTGGTGGATATACAAGTACATTACATAAAGAAATTAGTGATGTGCTAAATGTGCTAAAAATCGATCACTTAAATTCAATTAAATGTGGACCTTTTATTGTTGATATTTATCATCCTGAATccaattatattattgaaTTAAATGCgcattttcaatattatacaaattCTGAAGGTTTAACAACCTTGTCAAAATGGAGACATAAGTTTTTATCGCAGATGggatataatataatttatatatcgCATAAAATATGGAGCAATTTGCCAACggataaacaaaaaattgattACGTATCTAATACTCTAcctaatattatattgaaaaattcgtctttttttattcagaATTAA